In Calonectris borealis chromosome 8, bCalBor7.hap1.2, whole genome shotgun sequence, a single genomic region encodes these proteins:
- the MED8 gene encoding mediator of RNA polymerase II transcription subunit 8 isoform X2 has product MTDSHGQLNTLNKVLKHEKTPLLRNQVIIPLVLSPDRDEEIMRQTEGRVPVFSHEVVPDHLRTKPDPEVEEQEKQLITDAARISPDVAQKQIQSLNKMCSNLLEKISKEERESESGGLRQNKQTFNPADTNALVAAVAFGKGLSNRRPPGSGGSVQSGQPGAGGIIAGASGMQQVPMSGAPAQQQPMLAGVQMAQAGQPGKMPSGIKTNIKSASMHPYQR; this is encoded by the exons ATGACCGACTCACATG GGCAGCTGAACACCTTGAATAAAGTGCTAAAGCATGAGAAGACCCCACTATTGCGAAACCAGGTTATCATACCCCTAGTGCTGTCTCCAGACCGCGATGAGGAGATCATG CGGCAGACAGAGGGGCGTGTGCCGGTGTTCAGCCATGAGGTAGTGCCTGACCATCTTCGAACTAAGCCTGACCCTGaggtggaggagcaggagaagcagctgatCACAGATGCAGCTCGAATTAGCCCTGATGTGGCACAG aaacaGATCCAAAGTCTGAACAAAATGTGCTCAAATCTGCTGGAGAAAATCAGTAAGGAGGAGCGTGAATCTGAAAGTGGAG GTTTACGACAGAACAAGCAGACTTTCAACCCTGCAGATACCAATGCGCTGGTAGCAGCTGTGGCCTTCGGGAAAGGACTGTCAAACCGGAGGCCCCCTGGCTCTGGAGGATCTGTCCAGTCAGGTCAACCAGGAGCTGGTGGCATCATCGCAGGTGCTTCAGGCATGCAGCAGGTCCCAATGTCAGGGgcaccagctcagcagcagccaatGCTGGCAGGAGTGCAGATGGCACAAGCGGGACAGCCAG gaaAAATGCCGAGTGGcataaaaacaaacatcaaatcTGCCTCAATGCATCCATATCAGAGATGA
- the MED8 gene encoding mediator of RNA polymerase II transcription subunit 8 isoform X1: MQREEKQLELTLEALISQVADLKNSLVSFIYKLENEYDRLTWPSVLDSFALLSGQLNTLNKVLKHEKTPLLRNQVIIPLVLSPDRDEEIMRQTEGRVPVFSHEVVPDHLRTKPDPEVEEQEKQLITDAARISPDVAQKQIQSLNKMCSNLLEKISKEERESESGGLRQNKQTFNPADTNALVAAVAFGKGLSNRRPPGSGGSVQSGQPGAGGIIAGASGMQQVPMSGAPAQQQPMLAGVQMAQAGQPGKMPSGIKTNIKSASMHPYQR, translated from the exons ATGCAG agagaggagaagcagctggagCTGACCCTGGAGGCACTCATCAGTCAGGTGGCCGACCTGAAGAACTCCTTGGTCAGTTTTATCTACAAGCTGGAGAACGAGTATGACCGACTCACATG GCCTTCAGTTCTGGACAGCTTTGCATTGCTTTCAGGGCAGCTGAACACCTTGAATAAAGTGCTAAAGCATGAGAAGACCCCACTATTGCGAAACCAGGTTATCATACCCCTAGTGCTGTCTCCAGACCGCGATGAGGAGATCATG CGGCAGACAGAGGGGCGTGTGCCGGTGTTCAGCCATGAGGTAGTGCCTGACCATCTTCGAACTAAGCCTGACCCTGaggtggaggagcaggagaagcagctgatCACAGATGCAGCTCGAATTAGCCCTGATGTGGCACAG aaacaGATCCAAAGTCTGAACAAAATGTGCTCAAATCTGCTGGAGAAAATCAGTAAGGAGGAGCGTGAATCTGAAAGTGGAG GTTTACGACAGAACAAGCAGACTTTCAACCCTGCAGATACCAATGCGCTGGTAGCAGCTGTGGCCTTCGGGAAAGGACTGTCAAACCGGAGGCCCCCTGGCTCTGGAGGATCTGTCCAGTCAGGTCAACCAGGAGCTGGTGGCATCATCGCAGGTGCTTCAGGCATGCAGCAGGTCCCAATGTCAGGGgcaccagctcagcagcagccaatGCTGGCAGGAGTGCAGATGGCACAAGCGGGACAGCCAG gaaAAATGCCGAGTGGcataaaaacaaacatcaaatcTGCCTCAATGCATCCATATCAGAGATGA
- the MED8 gene encoding mediator of RNA polymerase II transcription subunit 8 isoform X3, which translates to MRQTEGRVPVFSHEVVPDHLRTKPDPEVEEQEKQLITDAARISPDVAQKQIQSLNKMCSNLLEKISKEERESESGGLRQNKQTFNPADTNALVAAVAFGKGLSNRRPPGSGGSVQSGQPGAGGIIAGASGMQQVPMSGAPAQQQPMLAGVQMAQAGQPGKMPSGIKTNIKSASMHPYQR; encoded by the exons ATG CGGCAGACAGAGGGGCGTGTGCCGGTGTTCAGCCATGAGGTAGTGCCTGACCATCTTCGAACTAAGCCTGACCCTGaggtggaggagcaggagaagcagctgatCACAGATGCAGCTCGAATTAGCCCTGATGTGGCACAG aaacaGATCCAAAGTCTGAACAAAATGTGCTCAAATCTGCTGGAGAAAATCAGTAAGGAGGAGCGTGAATCTGAAAGTGGAG GTTTACGACAGAACAAGCAGACTTTCAACCCTGCAGATACCAATGCGCTGGTAGCAGCTGTGGCCTTCGGGAAAGGACTGTCAAACCGGAGGCCCCCTGGCTCTGGAGGATCTGTCCAGTCAGGTCAACCAGGAGCTGGTGGCATCATCGCAGGTGCTTCAGGCATGCAGCAGGTCCCAATGTCAGGGgcaccagctcagcagcagccaatGCTGGCAGGAGTGCAGATGGCACAAGCGGGACAGCCAG gaaAAATGCCGAGTGGcataaaaacaaacatcaaatcTGCCTCAATGCATCCATATCAGAGATGA